One Paralysiella testudinis genomic window, TCTGAAGTAACTGCCGCCGCTTCTGAAGTGACCACCGCTGCTGCCTCTGAAATGAATGCTGCCGCTTCTGAAGTAAGCGCCGCTGCTGCTTCTGCCGCTTCCGAAGTTAAATAATACGGCCAAGCCGGTAATTAAACTGTGTGTTTAATTCAAACCGGCTCAGCAATAAAACCCGTTGATTAAGCCTGCCTTGGTATAGGCGCTTAATTGAAGAGGTAAAAATACGGGGTTCTGTTAACACAGAACCCCGTATTTTCTTTAGGTGATGTGCTTATTCAAACACACACATCAACCATCTTTGCCCGCTCTATCATGGTGTTGTACCGTAAAACCGGCCTGCCGGTAAGCGCGAAAACGATTACGGGCGGCGGCCAGCTCATCCAAATCATCGCTGATGATTTCCAACACCCGCACCGGCGGCTGCGGCGCATCGCACCAGTAAACATCGGCCAGATTCAACACCACCGTATCCGCGGCCAGCGGCGGCAAAGCCGCACCGCACGCCAGTGTAACACCGGCGCTGATGGGCGGCTGCATTGCTTCTTCAGGCAGCCACACGGTATGCGGCACAAAGCTGGCGGCTTCAAACGACCACAGCAAAGCATCAAAGCTTTGCCGCGCCGATTCATCTTCCAGCCACACCAGCACACGGCTGCCTGAAGCCCAGGCTTTTTGCACCAGGCGGCAGGCAAACGGCGTTACCGCCGCCACATGGGTGTAGAACGTTACCGTGGCCATTGATGGCTCAGCCCTGCTGTGCTTGGCTGCGCAAATAGTTCAACAATAAGGGCACCGGGCGGCCGGTGGCGCCTTTGTCTTTGCCTGATTTCCACGCGGTGCCGGCAATGTCCAAATGCGCCCACGGATAGGCTTCGGTAAAGTACGACAAAAATACCGCTGCGGTAATGGTACCCGCCGGACGGCCACCGATGTTTTGCAAATCGGCAAAATTGGATTTGAGCTGCTCTTTGTATTCGTCGAACAGCGGCAATTGCCATGCTTTGTCGTTCACTGCCCGCGAAGAAGCCAACAAGCTGTCTACCAAGGCTTGATTATTGCCTAGCACGCCGCTGGCGGTGTGTCCCAAGGCAATAATGCAGGCACCGGTGAGGGTGGCCACATCGATTACCGCGCGCGGCTTGAACTGTTCGGCATAGGTGAGTGCGTCGCACAAAATCAAGCGGCCTTCGGCATCGGTGTTGAGCACTTCGATGGTAAGGCCTTTCATAGAAGTAACCACATCGCCCGGCTTGCTGGCATTGCCCGCCGGCATGTTTTCACAGGTGGGCACCACCGCCACTAAGTTAATGGGCAGCTTTAATTTGGCCGCCGCGCAGAATGTGCCGATCACGCTGGCCGCGCCGCACATATCGTATTTCATTTCATCCATGGCTTCGCCCGGCTTGAGCGAAATGCCGCCGGTGTCGAAAGTGATGCCCTTGCCCACCAACACCACCGGCGCGGCATCGGCATCAGCGGCGCCGTTGTAGCGCAATTCAATCAAATAAGCGCCTTCGCTGCTGGCCTTGGCCACCGACCAAAACGAACCCATGCCCAATTTTTGAATGGCATCGGCATCCATGATTTTGGCTTGGCCGCCCACGGCTTCGGCTTCGCGGCGGGCGGTGTCGGCCAGGTATTTGGGCGTGCACACATTGCCCGGCGCATTGCCCAGAT contains:
- a CDS encoding DNA polymerase III subunit chi gives rise to the protein MATVTFYTHVAAVTPFACRLVQKAWASGSRVLVWLEDESARQSFDALLWSFEAASFVPHTVWLPEEAMQPPISAGVTLACGAALPPLAADTVVLNLADVYWCDAPQPPVRVLEIISDDLDELAAARNRFRAYRQAGFTVQHHDRAGKDG
- a CDS encoding leucyl aminopeptidase; protein product: MKFSIKAGKLQPNTAAAALFVCTDACPCGQNGADEVVAALCAQTATDEQRFVGSQVWHNGSLQALAVLRLQHTDYAAVQKAVAEAAAWAAKQPQLAVDVSALDAAAAATVVEVLTIALAQAVYRFDGLKKEAKPAALAEAVFYSGEHALQAALNVAEATVYGMDICKNLGNAPGNVCTPKYLADTARREAEAVGGQAKIMDADAIQKLGMGSFWSVAKASSEGAYLIELRYNGAADADAAPVVLVGKGITFDTGGISLKPGEAMDEMKYDMCGAASVIGTFCAAAKLKLPINLVAVVPTCENMPAGNASKPGDVVTSMKGLTIEVLNTDAEGRLILCDALTYAEQFKPRAVIDVATLTGACIIALGHTASGVLGNNQALVDSLLASSRAVNDKAWQLPLFDEYKEQLKSNFADLQNIGGRPAGTITAAVFLSYFTEAYPWAHLDIAGTAWKSGKDKGATGRPVPLLLNYLRSQAQQG